One segment of Chromatiales bacterium DNA contains the following:
- the argJ gene encoding bifunctional glutamate N-acetyltransferase/amino-acid acetyltransferase ArgJ: MGDVALAIDGVRLATAAGGIRYRDRDDLALIEIAAGASVAAVFTRNAFCAAPVLVAREHLRSASARYLLINSGNANAGTGEQGLAAARRCCELVAAATGTHAEQTLPFSTGVIGAQLPLAPFERGVPKLVAALDADAWPAVARAIMTTDTVMKLRSASVQIGADTVSAIGIAKGAGMIRPDMATMLAYVATDAALSPELAQRCLDDCVAESFNSITVDGDTSTNDACVLIATGRDNPIVSTDDPRYAKVYALIAAVCMELAQAIVRDAEGATHFVTIDVSGARDQDEARRVAFTIAHSPLVKTALSAGDPNWGRILAAVGRAGVVDLRIDRVAIRLGEHYVIRNGLPAAEYTESAGQAALAGVDQFIGVELGLGEAHARVWTSDLTCDYVRINASYRS, translated from the coding sequence GTGGGTGACGTTGCACTGGCGATCGACGGCGTACGCCTGGCAACGGCCGCCGGTGGAATCCGTTACCGGGATCGCGATGATCTCGCCCTGATCGAGATCGCGGCCGGCGCCAGCGTCGCCGCGGTGTTTACCCGCAACGCATTTTGTGCGGCACCGGTTCTCGTTGCACGGGAACATCTGCGTTCAGCCAGTGCGCGGTATTTGTTGATCAACTCCGGCAATGCCAACGCGGGAACCGGCGAGCAGGGGCTCGCTGCGGCCCGCCGTTGCTGCGAACTCGTTGCCGCAGCGACCGGCACGCATGCGGAGCAGACCCTGCCGTTTTCCACGGGCGTGATCGGCGCGCAGTTGCCGCTGGCGCCCTTTGAGCGCGGTGTCCCCAAGCTGGTCGCCGCGCTGGACGCCGACGCCTGGCCCGCGGTCGCGCGGGCGATCATGACGACCGATACGGTCATGAAGCTTCGCAGCGCAAGCGTACAGATCGGTGCTGATACCGTCTCGGCGATCGGCATTGCCAAAGGTGCGGGCATGATCCGTCCGGATATGGCGACGATGCTGGCTTACGTCGCCACCGATGCGGCGCTCAGCCCGGAACTGGCGCAGCGCTGTCTGGACGACTGCGTGGCCGAATCGTTCAACAGCATCACGGTGGACGGGGACACCTCGACCAATGATGCGTGTGTGCTGATCGCGACCGGTCGGGACAATCCGATCGTTTCAACGGACGACCCGCGCTACGCCAAGGTTTATGCGTTGATTGCGGCCGTGTGCATGGAGCTTGCGCAGGCGATTGTGCGCGATGCCGAAGGCGCGACGCATTTCGTGACCATTGATGTATCCGGCGCACGCGACCAGGACGAGGCACGCCGCGTGGCATTCACGATTGCGCACTCGCCGTTGGTGAAAACGGCACTGTCGGCCGGCGATCCGAACTGGGGACGCATTCTCGCGGCCGTTGGTCGCGCGGGCGTTGTGGATCTGCGAATCGATCGGGTCGCGATCCGGCTTGGCGAACACTATGTGATTCGCAATGGCCTGCCGGCGGCCGAGTACACCGAGTCCGCCGGGCAGGCGGCACTGGCGGGCGTGGACCAGTTCATCGGCGTGGAACTCGGTCTGGGCGAGGCGCATGCGCGGGTCTGGACCAGTGATCTGACCTGCGACTACGTGCGCATCAACGCCAGCTACCGGAGCTGA
- the secA gene encoding preprotein translocase subunit SecA, whose product MFSKALTKLFGSRNERLVRAMRKDVDRIGAFESELQGLDEAALRERFAGLRERVSEAGKLDPVLPEAFALVREMSRRVLEMRHFDVQLIGGMVLHQGKIAEMRTGEGKTLVATLPAALNALAGPVHVITVNDYLARRDAAWMGRLYHALGLSVGVINSSGGRGPDSSSYRFDPAARTPDAPFDSLVAVTRREAYACDIVYGTNNEFGFDYLRDNMAFSREEQSQRELRFAIVDEVDSILIDEARTPLIISGPTDESSALYERINVVIPKLQRQQEEDGPGDFTVDEKTKQAYLTEEGHEHAEALLVESGLLAEGSSLYDPANVAVLHHLHAALRAHNLFARDVDYIVQNNQVVIVDEFTGRQMPGRRWSDGLHQAVEAKEHVSIQNENQTLASITFQNYFRLYGKLAGMTGTADTEAYEFQQIYGLEVVVIPTHRPMVRVDNGDLVYLTPAEKYSAIVEDIRDCVERGQPVLVGTASIETSEHIAKLLAKEKIRHEVLNAKQHDREAHIVEQAGRPGAVTIATNMAGRGTDIVLGGNLEAELRALGDDAPRAEVERVRTDWKARHEQVLAAGGLHIVGTERHESRRIDNQLRGRSGRQGDPGSSRFYLSLQDNLMRIFASDRVAAIMQKLGMKEGEAIEHPWVSRAIENAQRKVEGYNFDIRKQLLEYDDVANDQRKVIYEQRSDLMGSGDISETVAAIRYDVLNALIDAFMPRGSLEEQWDVDGLTHALAAEFALELPIRDWLDADDDLHEEALRERIFDQLKERYADKERRASSTVMRDIEKAVMLQVVDGQWKDHLAAMDYLRQGIHLRGYAQKNPKQEYKREAFEMFTGLLESIKRETIAILSRIQVRDPADVAAIEAQHHAPTQMRYQHAEASALSAPGAMPGPGPGAGDPSSPDAESRDEPFVRSGRKVGRNEPCPCGSGKKYKQCHGRLS is encoded by the coding sequence ATGTTCAGCAAGGCCCTGACGAAGTTATTCGGCAGTCGCAATGAGCGGCTCGTGCGCGCGATGCGCAAGGATGTCGATCGCATCGGTGCGTTCGAATCCGAATTGCAGGGGCTGGATGAAGCGGCCCTGCGTGAGCGCTTCGCCGGCCTGCGTGAACGCGTCAGCGAAGCGGGCAAGCTCGACCCGGTTCTCCCCGAGGCGTTTGCGCTTGTGCGTGAGATGTCGCGGCGTGTTCTGGAGATGCGGCATTTCGACGTGCAGCTCATCGGCGGGATGGTCCTGCATCAGGGCAAGATCGCCGAAATGCGCACCGGTGAGGGCAAGACCCTGGTCGCGACCCTGCCCGCCGCGCTGAACGCGTTGGCCGGCCCGGTCCATGTCATCACCGTGAACGATTACCTTGCACGTCGCGACGCGGCGTGGATGGGGCGTCTGTATCACGCGTTGGGCCTGAGCGTCGGGGTGATCAATTCATCCGGCGGGCGCGGCCCGGATTCAAGTTCCTACCGCTTCGACCCCGCCGCTCGCACGCCGGACGCGCCGTTCGACTCACTGGTTGCGGTCACCCGCCGTGAGGCCTACGCCTGCGACATCGTCTACGGCACGAACAACGAATTCGGGTTCGACTACCTGCGCGACAACATGGCGTTCTCGCGCGAAGAGCAGTCCCAACGCGAACTTCGGTTCGCGATCGTTGACGAGGTGGACTCCATCCTGATCGACGAGGCGCGCACTCCGCTGATCATCTCCGGGCCCACCGATGAAAGCTCCGCGCTGTATGAACGCATCAACGTCGTCATACCGAAGCTTCAACGGCAGCAGGAGGAAGATGGCCCGGGGGACTTCACTGTCGATGAGAAGACCAAACAGGCCTATCTGACCGAGGAAGGTCACGAGCACGCCGAAGCGCTGTTGGTGGAATCCGGGCTGCTGGCCGAGGGTTCGAGCCTGTATGACCCGGCCAATGTAGCCGTGCTGCATCATCTGCATGCGGCATTGCGCGCCCACAATCTGTTTGCGCGTGACGTCGATTACATCGTGCAGAACAACCAGGTCGTCATCGTCGACGAGTTCACCGGCCGACAGATGCCCGGCCGGCGCTGGTCCGATGGTCTGCACCAGGCCGTCGAAGCGAAGGAACACGTATCGATCCAGAACGAGAACCAGACGCTCGCCTCGATCACGTTCCAGAACTACTTCCGGCTGTACGGAAAACTTGCCGGCATGACGGGCACGGCGGATACCGAGGCCTACGAGTTCCAGCAGATCTACGGACTCGAGGTTGTCGTGATTCCCACGCACCGGCCGATGGTCCGTGTCGACAATGGTGATCTCGTCTACCTGACGCCGGCCGAGAAATACAGTGCGATCGTCGAGGACATCCGCGATTGCGTCGAACGCGGGCAGCCGGTGCTGGTCGGCACAGCGTCCATCGAGACCTCCGAACACATCGCGAAACTACTCGCCAAGGAGAAGATTCGTCACGAGGTCCTCAACGCCAAACAGCACGACCGCGAGGCGCATATCGTCGAGCAGGCCGGCCGTCCGGGTGCGGTGACGATCGCCACGAACATGGCGGGCCGCGGTACCGACATCGTTCTGGGCGGAAATCTGGAGGCCGAGTTGCGCGCGCTCGGTGACGATGCGCCACGCGCCGAAGTGGAACGTGTGCGCACGGACTGGAAGGCGCGCCATGAGCAGGTGTTGGCCGCGGGCGGACTGCATATCGTCGGCACCGAACGGCATGAATCGCGGCGCATCGACAACCAGCTGCGCGGTCGCTCCGGGCGCCAGGGTGACCCGGGTTCCAGCCGTTTCTATCTTTCGCTGCAAGACAATCTGATGCGCATATTCGCGTCGGACCGTGTTGCCGCGATCATGCAGAAGCTAGGCATGAAGGAAGGCGAGGCAATCGAGCACCCATGGGTGTCGCGGGCGATCGAGAACGCCCAGCGCAAGGTCGAGGGCTACAACTTCGATATTCGCAAGCAGTTGCTCGAGTACGATGATGTTGCGAACGATCAGCGCAAGGTGATCTACGAGCAGCGCAGCGATCTCATGGGCAGCGGCGATATCTCCGAGACCGTGGCTGCGATCCGCTACGACGTGCTCAACGCGCTGATTGATGCCTTCATGCCGCGCGGCAGCCTCGAAGAGCAGTGGGATGTCGACGGCCTCACGCATGCGCTGGCCGCCGAGTTTGCGCTGGAACTGCCGATTCGCGACTGGCTCGACGCCGATGATGACCTGCACGAGGAGGCATTGCGGGAGCGGATCTTCGATCAGCTCAAAGAGCGTTACGCCGACAAGGAACGCCGTGCCTCGTCAACCGTGATGCGCGACATCGAAAAGGCCGTCATGCTCCAGGTCGTCGATGGTCAGTGGAAGGATCATCTCGCGGCGATGGACTATCTGCGCCAGGGCATTCATCTGCGTGGTTACGCGCAGAAGAACCCGAAGCAGGAGTACAAGCGCGAAGCGTTCGAGATGTTCACCGGGCTGCTGGAATCCATCAAGCGCGAGACGATTGCGATCCTGAGTCGGATCCAGGTGCGCGACCCGGCCGATGTCGCGGCGATCGAGGCGCAGCATCATGCGCCGACCCAGATGCGCTATCAGCATGCCGAGGCCTCGGCGCTGTCGGCGCCCGGTGCCATGCCGGGGCCTGGTCCGGGTGCTGGCGACCCGTCTTCGCCGGATGCCGAATCGCGCGACGAGCCGTTTGTACGCAGCGGGCGCAAGGTCGGTCGCAACGAACCGTGTCCCTGCGGTTCCGGCAAGAAGTACAAGCAGTGTCACGGTCGTCTGAGCTGA
- a CDS encoding M23 family metallopeptidase, with protein sequence MQILLVPKFCRKTNSVEVCMPRLAVVFALAGVMVAALAGWIGYSYGIGRITSVADSMTADLHAKLDEQRTIVADAGQELRANLDAMALRAGRLQAEVVRLSALGSRLVELGELDPAEFDFSEAPPMGGIEAAARAVDDYSSDDLMKQLDRLGEQVDARGLQLRGLENLIMGQHLRAEVLPSGRPVKSGWVSSAYGKRTDPFTGKKDWHSGIDFAGKEGSDVVTVATGVVQAVEQINDYGLQVLINHGDGYVTRYGHNSEVLVAVGQTVHKGETIARMGSSGRSTGPHVHFEVLKDGRAVNPSKFVRSAG encoded by the coding sequence ATGCAAATCCTACTAGTCCCGAAGTTCTGTCGTAAGACCAACAGCGTCGAAGTCTGCATGCCGCGGCTGGCGGTCGTGTTTGCGCTGGCTGGCGTGATGGTGGCTGCGCTCGCCGGATGGATCGGATACTCGTATGGCATCGGGCGCATTACGTCCGTTGCCGATTCGATGACCGCCGATCTGCACGCGAAGCTGGACGAGCAGCGCACGATCGTCGCGGATGCCGGGCAGGAGTTGCGCGCAAATCTCGATGCCATGGCGCTCCGCGCGGGCCGGCTTCAGGCCGAAGTGGTGCGACTGAGCGCTTTGGGTTCACGCCTGGTAGAACTCGGTGAACTCGACCCGGCTGAATTCGACTTCTCCGAGGCGCCGCCCATGGGTGGTATCGAGGCCGCTGCACGCGCGGTCGATGACTATTCGTCCGATGACCTCATGAAGCAGCTCGACCGGCTCGGAGAGCAGGTTGACGCCCGCGGTCTTCAGCTTCGCGGGCTTGAGAACCTGATCATGGGGCAGCATCTACGCGCGGAAGTTCTGCCCTCGGGCCGGCCGGTGAAATCGGGCTGGGTGTCGTCCGCCTACGGCAAGCGCACCGACCCGTTCACGGGCAAGAAGGACTGGCACAGCGGGATCGACTTCGCGGGCAAGGAGGGCAGCGATGTGGTTACGGTGGCGACCGGTGTCGTCCAGGCCGTCGAGCAGATCAACGACTACGGCCTGCAGGTGCTGATCAACCATGGCGATGGCTACGTAACCCGATACGGCCACAATAGTGAGGTTCTGGTCGCCGTCGGTCAGACCGTTCACAAGGGTGAGACCATCGCGCGGATGGGCTCCTCGGGCCGCTCAACCGGCCCGCATGTGCATTTCGAGGTGCTCAAGGACGGTCGCGCCGTGAATCCGTCGAAGTTCGTCCGCAGCGCGGGCTGA
- a CDS encoding DUF721 domain-containing protein codes for MGQLIAQARACQHQLDEIRALLPAPMGDHCVACVPDGPRMTLFVSTPAWATRFRYLAPALTTRLGVSGVDVRLAPPSPTAPVTRRRPTPDLSPARAALQATAAHVSDPSLAAALQRLLRAIGDHAG; via the coding sequence TTGGGCCAGCTCATCGCACAGGCCCGCGCCTGCCAACACCAGCTCGACGAAATTCGCGCGCTGCTGCCGGCCCCGATGGGCGACCACTGCGTCGCGTGTGTCCCGGATGGACCGCGCATGACGCTGTTTGTTTCCACCCCCGCGTGGGCCACGCGGTTCCGCTACCTCGCGCCCGCGCTCACCACGCGGCTGGGGGTTTCCGGCGTCGATGTCCGCCTCGCGCCACCATCGCCGACCGCGCCGGTCACTCGCCGCCGACCGACCCCGGACCTGTCGCCAGCACGCGCCGCGCTGCAGGCAACCGCCGCACATGTGTCGGACCCGAGTCTGGCTGCCGCGCTGCAACGCCTGCTGCGCGCGATTGGCGATCACGCCGGTTGA
- a CDS encoding UDP-3-O-acyl-N-acetylglucosamine deacetylase — MIKQRTLKNIIRATGVGLHTGEKVYLTLRPAAADTGIVFRRVDMQPPVEIKAHPSNVGDTQLSTTVSNGSIKVSTVEHLLSAMAGLGIDNAYVDLSAPEVPIMDGSAGPFVFLLQSAGIEELNAPKRFVRIKRTVRVEEGDKWAELSPYDGFKVGFTIDFDHPAFRGRPQSAEIDFSSTSFVKEVSRARTFGFLRDIEYLRAHNLTLGGSLDNAIVVDDYRIVNEDGLRYEDEFVKHKILDAIGDLYQLNRSLIGSYAGYKSGHGLNNRLLRALLADRKAWEEVTFTDPDQLPISYGTPIHALS; from the coding sequence GTGATAAAACAACGAACGCTCAAAAACATCATCCGCGCCACCGGCGTTGGACTGCATACCGGTGAGAAGGTCTATCTGACCCTGCGACCCGCCGCCGCGGACACGGGCATCGTGTTCCGGCGGGTCGACATGCAGCCTCCGGTCGAGATCAAGGCGCATCCGTCCAATGTTGGCGACACGCAGCTGTCGACGACGGTCTCCAACGGTTCCATCAAGGTTTCCACGGTGGAACACTTGCTGTCCGCGATGGCCGGTCTGGGTATCGACAATGCTTATGTCGATCTCAGCGCCCCCGAGGTTCCGATCATGGATGGTAGCGCGGGGCCGTTCGTGTTCCTGCTGCAATCCGCCGGCATCGAGGAACTCAACGCGCCGAAGCGGTTCGTGCGCATCAAGCGAACGGTGCGTGTCGAAGAGGGTGACAAGTGGGCGGAACTCTCGCCGTATGACGGATTCAAGGTTGGCTTCACCATTGACTTCGATCACCCCGCGTTTCGTGGTCGCCCGCAGTCAGCCGAAATTGATTTCTCGTCGACCTCGTTCGTGAAAGAGGTCAGTCGTGCCCGTACGTTCGGGTTTCTGCGCGATATCGAATATCTTCGCGCGCACAACCTCACACTGGGTGGAAGCCTCGATAACGCAATCGTGGTAGACGACTACCGCATCGTCAATGAAGACGGTCTGCGTTACGAAGACGAGTTCGTCAAGCACAAGATTCTCGACGCGATCGGCGATCTGTATCAGCTCAATCGCAGCCTGATCGGTTCGTATGCCGGCTACAAGTCCGGTCACGGACTGAACAACCGTCTGCTGCGTGCGCTGCTCGCCGACCGCAAGGCGTGGGAAGAGGTGACGTTCACGGACCCGGACCAGCTGCCGATTTCGTACGGTACGCCGATTCACGCGTTGAGTTGA
- the ftsZ gene encoding cell division protein FtsZ codes for MFELVDVNPQNAVIKVVGVGGGGGNAVRHMISAQIAGVDFICANTDAQALKNVEQATVLQLGNNLTKGLGAGADPTKGRQSALEDQDRIAEVLDGADMVFVTAGMGGGTGTGAAPVIARIAKDMDILTVAVITRPFNFEGTKRNAVAEHGIRELRQTVDSLITIPNDKLLPVLGKNMSLLDAFRHANDVLLGAVQGISELIIRPGLINVDFADVRAVMSEMGMAMMGTGVGRGEDRARQAAEAAVGSPLLEDIHLQGARGVLVNITAGMDLSIGEFEEVGQTVREFASDDAQIVVGTVIDPEMEGECRVTVVATGLDRPAAAEQPVRLVQPAVDALPATGTDGKPAKSAEPAGRSQARAYVEAARRADVEYLDIPAFLRRQAD; via the coding sequence ATGTTCGAGCTAGTAGATGTGAATCCGCAGAATGCGGTGATCAAGGTGGTCGGTGTCGGCGGCGGTGGCGGCAACGCGGTAAGACACATGATTTCGGCACAGATCGCCGGGGTCGATTTCATCTGTGCAAATACCGATGCGCAGGCACTGAAGAATGTCGAGCAGGCAACCGTCCTGCAGCTCGGCAACAACCTGACCAAGGGCCTGGGTGCCGGCGCCGATCCGACCAAGGGCCGCCAGTCGGCACTGGAGGATCAGGATCGGATTGCCGAGGTGCTGGATGGCGCGGACATGGTGTTCGTCACCGCCGGCATGGGCGGCGGTACGGGTACCGGCGCGGCGCCGGTGATCGCGAGGATCGCGAAGGACATGGATATCCTGACCGTCGCCGTGATCACGCGGCCGTTCAACTTCGAAGGCACGAAGCGCAACGCCGTGGCCGAGCACGGGATTCGCGAGCTGCGCCAGACGGTCGATTCGCTGATCACGATCCCGAACGACAAGCTCCTGCCCGTGCTGGGCAAGAACATGTCGTTGCTGGATGCATTCCGGCACGCCAACGACGTGCTGCTGGGCGCCGTGCAGGGCATCTCGGAACTGATCATCCGGCCGGGACTGATCAACGTGGATTTCGCCGACGTGCGCGCCGTCATGTCCGAAATGGGCATGGCGATGATGGGTACCGGTGTCGGCCGCGGCGAGGACCGCGCGCGTCAGGCCGCCGAGGCCGCGGTCGGCAGCCCGCTGCTCGAAGACATCCACCTGCAGGGCGCCCGTGGCGTGCTGGTGAACATCACGGCCGGCATGGACCTGTCGATCGGCGAGTTCGAGGAGGTCGGGCAGACCGTGCGCGAGTTTGCGTCGGACGATGCCCAGATCGTCGTCGGCACGGTCATTGACCCCGAAATGGAAGGCGAGTGCCGCGTCACGGTCGTTGCCACCGGGCTGGATCGTCCGGCGGCCGCCGAGCAGCCCGTGCGACTGGTGCAGCCGGCGGTGGATGCCCTGCCGGCCACCGGTACCGACGGCAAGCCGGCCAAGTCAGCGGAGCCCGCGGGACGGAGTCAGGCCCGTGCCTATGTCGAGGCCGCCCGGCGCGCCGATGTCGAGTATCTGGACATCCCGGCGTTCCTGCGCCGTCAGGCCGATTGA
- the ftsA gene encoding cell division protein FtsA, which translates to MSKRNDKRLTVGLDIGTSKVVAVVGEITEDGSIEIIGVGSHPSRGLKKGVVVNIESTVQAIQRAVEEAELMASCHVQSVVTGVAGSHIRSLNSHGIVAIRDKEVVAGDVDRVIDAARAVAIPADQRILHILPQEFVIDEQEGIKEPVGMAGVRLEARVHLVTCAQSAAQNIIKCVRRCGLQVDELILEQLASSEAVLSDDERELGVCLVDIGGGTTDIAIFKDGSVRHTAVIPIAGDQVTNDIAVGLRTPTQHAEEIKVKYACARAELAGQNETIKVPAIGDRPAQQLSRQTLAEVVQPRYEELLQLVHSEIQRSGYEDLIAAGVVLTGGSAKMEGLVDLAEEIFHKPVRLGAPQSVRGLGEVVRNPIYATAVGLILFGRSERGMGPAPTTRSGLRAAWDRVRGWFHGRF; encoded by the coding sequence ATGAGCAAGCGCAACGACAAGCGACTGACCGTGGGTCTGGACATCGGCACCTCCAAGGTCGTCGCCGTGGTCGGCGAGATCACCGAGGACGGCTCGATCGAGATCATCGGCGTCGGTTCACATCCCTCGCGCGGCCTGAAGAAGGGCGTCGTGGTGAACATTGAATCGACCGTGCAGGCCATCCAGCGTGCAGTCGAGGAGGCGGAACTCATGGCGAGCTGCCATGTGCAGTCCGTCGTGACTGGCGTTGCCGGCAGCCACATCCGCAGCCTGAACTCGCACGGCATCGTGGCGATTCGTGACAAGGAGGTGGTCGCCGGCGATGTCGACCGGGTCATCGACGCGGCACGTGCGGTCGCGATCCCGGCCGACCAGCGCATCCTGCACATCCTGCCGCAGGAATTCGTCATAGACGAGCAGGAGGGCATCAAGGAGCCCGTCGGCATGGCCGGCGTCCGGCTTGAGGCGCGAGTGCATCTTGTGACCTGCGCGCAGAGTGCTGCGCAGAACATCATCAAATGCGTGCGTCGCTGCGGCTTGCAGGTCGACGAGCTGATTCTTGAGCAACTGGCCTCCAGCGAGGCCGTGCTTTCCGACGACGAGCGCGAACTCGGCGTGTGCCTGGTGGATATCGGCGGGGGCACGACCGACATCGCGATTTTCAAGGACGGTTCGGTGCGGCATACGGCCGTCATCCCGATCGCGGGCGACCAGGTCACCAACGACATTGCGGTGGGTCTGCGAACGCCAACGCAGCACGCCGAGGAAATCAAGGTCAAGTACGCCTGCGCACGCGCGGAGCTTGCCGGCCAGAACGAAACGATCAAGGTTCCGGCCATCGGCGATCGTCCGGCCCAGCAGCTCTCGCGCCAGACCTTGGCCGAGGTCGTGCAGCCACGGTACGAGGAACTGCTGCAACTGGTGCACTCCGAGATCCAGCGCAGCGGCTACGAGGACCTGATCGCCGCCGGCGTCGTGCTGACCGGCGGCAGCGCCAAGATGGAGGGGCTCGTCGATCTCGCCGAGGAGATCTTTCACAAGCCGGTGCGCCTGGGCGCGCCGCAGTCCGTGCGCGGTCTCGGCGAGGTCGTGCGCAATCCGATTTATGCGACCGCGGTCGGTTTGATCCTGTTTGGACGATCCGAGCGCGGCATGGGTCCCGCCCCGACCACCCGCAGCGGTCTGCGTGCCGCCTGGGATCGGGTGCGCGGGTGGTTTCACGGGCGCTTCTGA
- a CDS encoding cell division protein FtsQ/DivIB: MARRKAAQRERRSIENALRRRLWRGLRLSLGYLVLAIGIGWGAALALGTLERPDVLPVQVVRIATPLLHADPAELQTELAPLAATGLFAADVAAIRSAAEASPWIAEATVRRRWPATLEVFVRERQPVAYWGEDALVGRDGVVFRPAVVDGFDLPRLIGPDDSAAAEMVQMLADVQSRLAPLGLEVVVLERNARRAWRLALANGAVIEIGSADVANRIERFARTWPQLATAPVGAAGVVAVDLRYPNGLAVRLAPAQTEAGG; encoded by the coding sequence ATGGCGCGTAGGAAGGCCGCCCAACGCGAACGCCGCAGCATCGAGAACGCCCTGCGTCGGCGACTCTGGCGCGGACTGCGGCTGTCACTGGGCTATCTGGTGCTGGCCATCGGCATTGGCTGGGGTGCTGCGCTTGCGCTCGGCACGCTGGAGCGCCCGGACGTACTGCCTGTGCAGGTCGTGCGGATCGCCACTCCGTTGCTGCACGCAGATCCGGCCGAGTTGCAGACCGAACTCGCGCCCCTGGCTGCGACCGGTCTGTTTGCGGCCGATGTCGCGGCGATCCGGTCCGCGGCGGAGGCCTCGCCGTGGATCGCCGAGGCGACGGTGCGCCGACGCTGGCCGGCGACGCTGGAGGTCTTTGTGCGCGAGCGACAGCCGGTTGCGTACTGGGGTGAGGACGCCTTGGTCGGGCGTGACGGTGTGGTGTTCCGGCCCGCGGTGGTCGATGGCTTCGACCTGCCCCGGCTGATCGGCCCCGATGACTCGGCGGCCGCAGAGATGGTTCAGATGCTTGCAGACGTGCAGTCGCGGCTGGCGCCGCTGGGGCTCGAGGTCGTCGTGCTGGAACGCAATGCGCGCCGGGCGTGGCGCCTGGCGCTCGCGAATGGCGCCGTGATCGAGATCGGCAGTGCCGATGTTGCGAACCGGATCGAGAGGTTTGCACGGACCTGGCCGCAGCTGGCTACGGCGCCGGTCGGAGCGGCCGGGGTGGTCGCCGTGGACCTGCGCTACCCGAACGGGCTGGCCGTGCGCCTGGCCCCAGCCCAGACGGAGGCCGGTGGATGA
- a CDS encoding D-alanine--D-alanine ligase, which produces MKTPANIAPAQFGRVAVLAGGDSSERAISLISGAAVHAALQRRGVDARLVDPADGGWAPISRATFERVFIVLHGRGGEDGSAQGYLERVGLPYTGSGVLGSALGMDKTRTKWVWNALGLPTPAFRHYHAGSAEHPDLPLPVVVKPAREGSSLGVTIVREAGELRAALAAAVALDDEVLVERYIQGAEYTVAILDGEALPAIGLRTSHTFYDYDAKYRANDTQYLCPCGLSAADEAAIQKLALSAFTAVDCRGWGRVDLMYDGDGPWLLEVNTVPGMTDHSLVPMAARAAGIDFDSLVWRILAQTLDAEVAHGA; this is translated from the coding sequence ATGAAGACCCCAGCGAACATTGCTCCGGCGCAGTTTGGACGGGTGGCCGTGCTTGCCGGCGGCGATTCGTCCGAGCGCGCGATCTCGCTCATCAGCGGCGCGGCGGTGCATGCCGCGCTGCAACGGCGCGGCGTCGATGCGCGACTCGTCGATCCGGCCGACGGCGGCTGGGCGCCAATCTCCCGCGCGACCTTTGAACGGGTGTTCATCGTGCTGCACGGCCGTGGCGGCGAGGATGGTTCCGCGCAGGGCTATTTGGAGCGTGTCGGGTTGCCCTACACCGGGTCGGGTGTGCTCGGCTCGGCGCTCGGCATGGACAAGACCCGCACCAAGTGGGTCTGGAATGCGCTGGGCTTGCCAACGCCGGCGTTCCGGCACTACCACGCCGGCAGTGCGGAGCACCCGGACCTGCCGCTGCCAGTGGTCGTGAAGCCGGCGCGGGAAGGCTCCAGCCTCGGCGTGACGATCGTGCGCGAGGCCGGAGAACTTCGCGCCGCGCTGGCTGCGGCGGTCGCGCTCGACGACGAGGTGCTGGTCGAGCGCTACATCCAGGGCGCCGAGTACACGGTCGCGATTCTCGATGGCGAGGCCTTGCCGGCGATCGGTCTGCGCACCTCGCATACCTTCTACGACTACGACGCGAAATACCGCGCGAACGACACGCAGTACCTGTGCCCCTGCGGTCTGTCGGCGGCGGACGAGGCCGCGATCCAGAAGCTCGCGCTGTCCGCGTTCACGGCGGTGGACTGCCGGGGCTGGGGCCGCGTGGACCTGATGTACGACGGCGACGGCCCATGGCTGCTCGAGGTCAACACCGTGCCGGGCATGACCGACCACAGCCTCGTGCCAATGGCCGCACGTGCGGCCGGCATCGATTTCGACTCGCTGGTCTGGCGCATCCTCGCGCAGACGCTGGACGCGGAGGTTGCCCATGGCGCGTAG